The genomic segment CTGGGATTGAGCGGATCGGCGGAGCTGGTTTCGTCGGGCCATCTCGATCCGGCCGACATCGCGATCAATCTGCGCGACAATGTTCTGGCCGTTCCGAACTACACGCGCAACACGGTGGACTTCGTGTCGCTCGCGCCGGATGCCGTGGATGAAACGCCGATTCCCACTCTGACGGGTCTTTCGCAATGCTATCCCAATCCGTTTAACTCGCGAGCGGTGATTGAATACTCGCTGAACACCCCGGGTGAAGTGCGGATAGACGTTTTTGATGCTCTGGGCCGATTGCACGAAACTCTGATTCGGGAAACACAAACACCAGGAAGACATCGCTTAATTTGGAGCGCCGCGAGTCATCCTTCGGGTACGTATTTCTACCGGATCATGACCGGAGATCGAGTGGAGACACGTAAAATAGTTCTTTTGAAATAACGCTCTTCGCGGGGGGGATCAAATAACGATGTGTCCAAGTTCAAGGCGAAGCTTGAATTTGGAGCTTGACACCAACCACAACACCGGGAAAGAACATGCAGAGAATCACCATTCTGATCCTCGTCGCACTCCTGTGCGTCGGCGCGGCGGCGGCCAAGGACCGGCCGCTCCTAAAATCCGGAGAACCGTACTATGAGTACGTGGCCGGAGAGGTTCTGGTCAAGTTTGAAGACGGTCTTAAAGGAGCGGAGATCACCGTTGCCGTAAGTCGCATCGGAGCGAATATCGCCGCTCGCAGCGATCTGCTCGGCTACTATCGTGTCGAACTGCCCGTGGCGATGACCGCGGCGGAGGCGATCACCTATTTTCGCTCGCTGCCATCCGTCGAGTGGGCGAACTTCAATTACATCGCACATGCCTGCTGGACCCCCAACGATACCTACTACTCGTATCAGTGGCACTACACCCGAATCAATATGCCGCAGGCCTGGGACATCACGCGGGGTACGGCCAGCGTGGTGGTGGCGGTGTGCGATCAAGGATTCTATTTCAATCACGAAGACTGGACCGGCGTGCAAACCACGAACCCGCGCGATTTCATTGACAACGACAACAATCCCGCCGTCACGCACTATGACTCACACGGTCAGCACGTCGCCGGAACCATTTTCGCCACGACCAACAACAATTTGGGCGTGGCCGGGATCGCTCACCTATGCACGCTCATGCCCGTGCGAGTCTTGAATGACAGCGGTAGCGGCTCGATTGACCAGATCTCGAACGGCATTCAGTGGGCCGCCACGAATGGCGCCGAAGTGCTCAACCTCTCGCTCGGATTTGGTGTCACCGGACCCCCGGTGGATCCCGGTCCGCCGCTTTCCACCGCCATCAATAATGCGGCAGCAGCGGGGATCGTCATTTGCGCCGCCACCGGCAACGACGGTATGCCGTATGTCGCCTATCCGGCCGCCTATCCGGCCTGTATCGCCGTGGGTTCAACTGCCCTCGATGATGCAATCGCTCCCTATTCGAATCAAGGTACGGCGATTGACGTGACCGCTCCCGGAGGCAACACCGATCAGGATCTGAATCAGGACGGCTACATTGACGGTGTGCTGTCCACGTTGCGCGCGGCCAGTGGCGACTACTACGGATTCTGGCAGGGAACTTCGATGGCCACGCCGCACGTTGCGGGCGTAGCGGCTCTTCTTCTCAGCAATGGGCTGCCGGCCGCGCAAGTCCGTGACGCACTGCAGCAAACGGCGGTGGATCTGGGTCCCGGTGGCTGGGATGTCACCTTCGGTCACGGCCGGATCAATGCCTATGCCGCATTGCAGTGGCAGGGCGGAAGCGGGAGCGAAGTGGTATTGCTTGAAGAGGGATTCGAGGGCACCTTCCCGCCGGCAAGCTGGACGATTATGGCCTATGGAACTCCGAATCCCGATAACTGGCAGGCCCTGGCGGGAAATCAGGATGCCGATGGTGGAACGACACCCCACGGCGGTTCTAACGCGGCCTTCCACGATGACGACGACACCGGCGGAATGCAGCGCGACTGGCTGATCACGGAGGGAATGCTTATTCCCGCCAACGCCACCGCGATCACCCTGCGTTTCTTTGAGCGCAACTACTATATGGAAGGGTACTACGAGTATCATGGCGTATGGATGTCAACCGATGGATCGCAATTTAGCGAGATTGCCGAGATGGACGCCGATCATGAAGACTGGACGGAGATCACGATCAATATCACCGATTTCACCGGTCAGGCGGTGTGGTTTCTCTTCTACTATCAAGGCGATTACGCGACCGAGTGGTTCATTGACGACGTTCGTGTGACCGCCACGGTGCCCGCCGGCGTGGAAGAGGAGACTCCCACTGTACCGCGTTCAACTGCGCTCGGCGAACCCTACCCGAATCCGTTCAACAGCGTGGCCACGATTCCGTTTGAGATCGCCGCGCCCGGCGCGGTGGAACTTTCCGTCTATAACATGCTCGGCCAGCGAGTCTCAACGCTCATTTCAGCTCCGCTTACTTCCGGCGCGCATCGCGTTCTCTGGGATGCGAAAGACGTGAGCAGCGGCGTGTATTTCGTCAAGCTGCAGAGCGGTGAATTTGTCCAGAGCAGAAAGTTGTTGCTGTTGAAATAGTTGATGTAAGTGTGGGCACGGTCTGCCGTGCCCGCACTGCAGGCGGCGGCGAATCTCCCGATTCGCCCCGACACGTGAATCGTTATTGCACTTGGGCGGAAGGATGATCGAGTTTTCATCCTTCATCCTTCCGCCTTTGTCCTTTCTTCACCGTCATCGCCCGTAAATCCTATCCCATCACGCTGGCCGAAGTGACCACGGCCGATTCGCACGAGCCTCACCGCCCGACGTTTGCGCGTGTGGATTCCAGCGCGCTCGCGGGAAATTTCCGTACTTTCCGTGAACACGCGAAGGACGCGCGTATCATGGCGGTGGTCAAGGCCGATGCCTACGGGCACGGACTTCTGAAATGCGCCCAGATGTTCGGCGATCTCGGCGCGGATTATCTTGGCGTGGGTTTCGTGGAGGAGGGCATCGCCCTCCGACGCGCGGGGATCACCCAGCCGGTTCTGGTTCTGGGCGGCATCGCCGGCTCGCAGATTGACCTCTTCATCGAGAACAATCTCGAAATCACCGCCAGTTCCGTTTTCAAGATCGAAGCGACCGACTCCGAAGCGAAGGGTCTCGGCAAACGCGCCCGCGTCCATCTGAAGATTGACACGGGCATGAATCGCATCGGCCAGAACTGGCGGACGTCGGAACGGCTTTTCGAGGCTGCCCGTCGCTGTGAGCATGTGGAAGTCGTCGGCATCTATTCCCATCTCGCCACCGCCGAAGAAGAGAACACGGGCTTCGCCGAAGAGCAGATCGCGCGTTTCCGCGAAGTGCTCATGCAGGCCGAAGCCGCGGGTCTCCATCCCGAGCACAAGCATCTCTGCAATTCCGCCGGAGCCATTCGTTTCCCGCACGCGCATTTCACGATGATCCGCCCCGGTCTCGGCCTCTATGGCCAGCACGCCTCGCCCGAGTTGCAGAAAAAATTCCCGCTTCGCAGCGCCATGTCGCTGGTCAGCGAAATCGTGTACATGAAACGCATTCGCAAGGGCGAGAGCGTGAGCTATGGCCGCGTGTGGACGGCTCCCGAGGACGTGTGGATCGCCACCGTTCCGGTCGGCTACGGCGATGGTTATCCGCGTCTGCTCTCGGGCCGCGCGCACGTTTTGATCGGCGGCAAGCGCTATCCTATCGTCGGCACGGTCTGCATGGATCAATTCATGGTCT from the bacterium genome contains:
- a CDS encoding S8 family serine peptidase; protein product: MQRITILILVALLCVGAAAAKDRPLLKSGEPYYEYVAGEVLVKFEDGLKGAEITVAVSRIGANIAARSDLLGYYRVELPVAMTAAEAITYFRSLPSVEWANFNYIAHACWTPNDTYYSYQWHYTRINMPQAWDITRGTASVVVAVCDQGFYFNHEDWTGVQTTNPRDFIDNDNNPAVTHYDSHGQHVAGTIFATTNNNLGVAGIAHLCTLMPVRVLNDSGSGSIDQISNGIQWAATNGAEVLNLSLGFGVTGPPVDPGPPLSTAINNAAAAGIVICAATGNDGMPYVAYPAAYPACIAVGSTALDDAIAPYSNQGTAIDVTAPGGNTDQDLNQDGYIDGVLSTLRAASGDYYGFWQGTSMATPHVAGVAALLLSNGLPAAQVRDALQQTAVDLGPGGWDVTFGHGRINAYAALQWQGGSGSEVVLLEEGFEGTFPPASWTIMAYGTPNPDNWQALAGNQDADGGTTPHGGSNAAFHDDDDTGGMQRDWLITEGMLIPANATAITLRFFERNYYMEGYYEYHGVWMSTDGSQFSEIAEMDADHEDWTEITINITDFTGQAVWFLFYYQGDYATEWFIDDVRVTATVPAGVEEETPTVPRSTALGEPYPNPFNSVATIPFEIAAPGAVELSVYNMLGQRVSTLISAPLTSGAHRVLWDAKDVSSGVYFVKLQSGEFVQSRKLLLLK
- the alr gene encoding alanine racemase is translated as MTTADSHEPHRPTFARVDSSALAGNFRTFREHAKDARIMAVVKADAYGHGLLKCAQMFGDLGADYLGVGFVEEGIALRRAGITQPVLVLGGIAGSQIDLFIENNLEITASSVFKIEATDSEAKGLGKRARVHLKIDTGMNRIGQNWRTSERLFEAARRCEHVEVVGIYSHLATAEEENTGFAEEQIARFREVLMQAEAAGLHPEHKHLCNSAGAIRFPHAHFTMIRPGLGLYGQHASPELQKKFPLRSAMSLVSEIVYMKRIRKGESVSYGRVWTAPEDVWIATVPVGYGDGYPRLLSGRAHVLIGGKRYPIVGTVCMDQFMVCLGQDRYRVGEPVALWGRQGDQEISLWDICRPSGFIPYELPIFLTGRVPRVFV